The following DNA comes from Bacteroidetes bacterium SB0662_bin_6.
TCGGAATCCAGAGCACGCGATCCAGGCCGAATCGCTCGCGCACCATCTCCGCCAGACGAAGATGCCCCCTGTGCGGCGGATTGAAGGTCCCCCCAAAAACACCGATGCGCAGCACGCTTTCCGTTGCGGATCCGGCCACCTAAGGCTCAATTAGTAATTGCAAGTTCGGCAAGCCGCCCGGAAGCCTCTTCGTAAAGCGTCTCCGCTTCCTTCGCAACCGGGCTGTCGCGGAAAAGCTCGATGAGGCGGGTATAATTGTCGATCGCCAACTGGAGCCGCTCCGGCTGACGCGATTCGATACTCAAATCGGCGAACGCCATATACGAGCGCATCGCTCCCAGCAGCGCATCGTCGGCCCACCGGGTATCCGGATACGTATCGAAGACCCGTTCATACGAAAGCGCCGCCGCCTCATAGATGCCCCGGCGCTCGTACAGGCCGGCCGACTCGTATCCCTTCTGCGCCAGCTTCTCCCGCAAGACTTTCAGGTGATCTTCCGCCTCCTCCTTCAAATCGGAATCGGGAAACTGATCCAGAAACAGTTGCAGGTACGTGATCGCCTGGCGGGTATTGGTTTGATCGAGGGCGTACTGCGGAGAAAGATGATAGTACGATACAGCCCGCTCGAACGCGGCCGCCTCTACATTTTCGTGGGTCCGATAGGTATTCACGAACCGCGAATATTCGGAAGCAGCCAGAATATAATCGCGGCTTTCAAAATGGGCCCGCGCAAGGTGGAGTTGCGCATCGGCAGCCACCTCGGAGGTCCGCCCGTAATCGAAAACGCCCTGGAAAAACGGAACGGAGCGATCGTATCTCCCTTCCTCAAACAGGCGCAGGCCCTTGGTATAGGCATCTTCCGGGGAATCGTACCGGATGCGCCCCGCACCGGCGCACGCAGACAGCGCAATCGCCGTAAGTAACAATACGACAGGCAGAAACGGGCGCAAGGACCAGGACATAATCAGCGGCGTGAATACGTACACAGGGAACAGGGAAAGCGCGCGAAACGCGCCGGGAAAAGGCTGAAAGTATGTACCTTCGCCTGCTCCTGCTGTTCCTGCCGCCGGCGCACAGCGGACTGCGGCGTTTCGCCCGCGCCTACCTCAGCCGCCGCACCATCCCGTCCTGATACCTGAACCAGAACATGGCCGCGTTGACGTTGCCCCCCTCGAAGTCGATGCGCGTACCCAGTCCTTCCCGGAGCGGCGCCGCACGCACGCGATCCGCCAGCGCTTCTTCGGAATCATCCACGAGAAGCGGAAGCAGAAAGCGGGCCACATCGTACCCGGTGATCGCAAGGCGCCCTTCCGGCTCCGCATCCGAAAGCTCGCGGTACCGCGCCGCAAATGCCTGCAGGGCAGGATCATCCCCGTCCACGTAAAAATCGTCGGCGTAGGTCGTGGCGTACCGGGAGGCCCGCATCGTATTCGGAGCAAGCCGCCAGTCCCCGTTTCCGAGTACGCGGATCCGCTCGCCGAGACCCATGCTTTCGAAACTTCCCATCGCTGCATCGATGCGGGCCACGCTCTCTCCCGAAACGATCGGCATGTAGACGGCGCTCGCGCTCAGAATCGTGTCCCGGGGCAGCGTTTCGGACAAGCGGCTCCAGGCCGTTTGCGAAGCCAGCAGCGTATCGTACCGCACGGTCCTTCCCTCCAGCACCGCCTCCTCAAGAAATCCCTGCGCCATGCGTTCGCTGATGCCGTCGCGGTCCCGTTCGGCTATGACTCCGAAATCGTCCAGCCGCAGGCTCCTCGCGGCAAAGCGGGCCATGAGCCGCCCGCGCATGACGATGGTGGGATTCGCCTGAAAAACGTAGCGCTTCCCGCCCGACACGCGCTCATCGGTGGCAAGAGGCGCAACCAGCACCACCCCGGCCCGCTCCGCCGCCCCGGCGGAAGCCACCGCCTCGCTGCTGTAGAGCGGACCGATGATCGCCTGCACCCCAAGGAGGGCTATTTCCTCGACAGCACCCGTAGCACGGACCGAATCGACGCCTGTGTTTCGGAAAATCATGCGCACGGGGCGGTCGGGATGCTGCGCATTATGCTCGTCCACGGCGATGCGCACCCCGGTAAAAAGGGCCTGGGAAAGCGGGGCATCATTGCCGTCCAGCGGCAAAAGAATGCCCAGATCGCGCGGCAGCGGAATGTCGCGTTCCAACCCTTCTTCGGCCATCTCCCGGAGACGCCGGGCTGCGTCGACGTAGCCGCTCGACGGAAATTCCGACTCGAGGAGGTCGGCGTGCTCCATGACCTCTTCGAAACGCCCCTCCCGGTAGAGCGCTTTCGCTTCCATAAGCAAGGCCGCCGTGGTCTTCCGATGCAGGTCGTACGCCGATCGGACAACCCCGAACAGCCGGCCGGCCAGCGCATATTCGCCCTGTTCGAATGCTTCGAGGGCATCCTCGAACATCCGCTCCGCATCCTCGATTTCAGGCACATCGGCAACAGGCGGGGCATCCTGGGCAAACGCAAGGCCAGGCGCCGCCGCCAAACAGGCATACCACACCGCCATGAAAAGCAACGTGCGCATCAGACCCTGCATCGCGAATCGTCTCATTATTCCCACTCGATCGTTGCCGGGGGTTTGGAACTGATGTCGTATACGGCCCGGTTGACTCCTCGGATCTCATTCACGATCCGGTTGGACACATGCGCCAGAAAATCGCCCGGAAGACGCGCCCAGTCCGCTGTCATGCCGTCCACGCTGGTGACTGCACGGAGCGCGCACACGTTTTCATAGGTGCGTTCGTCCCCCATGACGCCCACCGTCTGCACGGGCAGCAGCACCGCAAAGGCCTGCCATACCGTATCGTACAGACCGCTCAAACGAAGCTCCTCGATAAAAATGGCGTCGGCCTCGCGCAGTATGGCGAGAGACTCCCGCGTCACCGGACCGACGATCCGCACAGCCAGGCCGGGGCCCGGAAAAGGATGCCGCCCGACGATAAGTTCCGGGAGGCCAAGCAGGCGGCCTATCTCGCGCACCTCGTCCTTGAAGAGCTCCCGGAAAGGCTCGATCACTTCGAAATTGTGTTTCTCGGGCAAGCCCCCCACGTTGTGGTGCGTTTTGATCGTGGCCGACGGCCCCTTGAACGAAACGCTCTCGATGACGTCCGGATACAGGGTCCCCTGGGCCAGAAATGCAGGATGATCGCCCGCCTCTTCCGCAATTTCGTGGGCTGCGCGGTCGAATACTTCCACGAACGCATTGCCGATGATTTTGCGCTTTTCTTCCGGATCGGAGACGCCCGCCAGACGGTCCAGAAACAGATCGGTGGCGTCCACGGCCTTCAGGCGCAGGTGAAAATGATCCCGGAAAACAGCTTGTACCTCCTCCCATTCGCCTTTCCGAAGCACCCCGTTGTTCACATAAATACAGGTGAGCCGGTCACCGATCGCCTCGTGCAGCAACACGGCGGCCACCGAAGAATCCACGCCCCCGGACAGACCGAGAATCACATGGGCATCGCCGACGGTCTCCCGTATCTCCCGCTTCTTCTCGTCCACGAAGGAGGCCCGCGTCCAGTCGCCCCGGCACCCGCAGATGCCCATGGCGAAGTTTTCGATGAGCAGGCGCCCGGCGGCCGTATGCACCACTTCGGGATGAAACTGTACGCCGTAGTGGGGGAGCCGGTCGGACGCTACCGCCGCAATCGGCGCATTGCCGGTATGGGCGATCACCCGGTAATTCGACGGCAGGCGGGTCAGGTGGTCGCCGTGGCTCATCCAGACGATGGAGCCGTCGGATACGCCCTGGAAAAGTCCCGAGGCATCGTCGATATGCAAATGAGCGCGCCCGAATTCGCGGCGCTCGGCCGGAGCAACCTCTCCTCCCTCAAGGCGGGCCATGGCCTGAAGGCCGTAACAAATGCCGAGCACCGGCATCGGCGACCCGTCGCTCCGCGTCATTTCGAGGAAAGCGGCGTCCAGTTGGGGCGCTCCTTCATCGAATACGGAGCAGGGACCTCCCGACAAGATGATCCCTTGCGGGTTCATCGCCCGGATTTCTTCCGCAGGTTTGGTGCAGGGATGAATTTCGGAATACACGCCCGCCTCGCGTACGCGCCGTGCAATGAGCTGCGTATACTGGCTCCCGAAATCCAGAATGATGATGCGTTCGTGCATCTTGCGCGGCCTATCCGGTCATGCGTTCGTAATCGTCCGAGGAAAGCAATTCCCCCGTCTCTGCGCCATCGGCGAGCGCAATGCGAATCATCCAGCCTTTCCCGTACGGATCGGTGTTGACATAGTCCGGGTGCGCCTCCAGCTCCTCATTGATTTCCAGGATGCGGCCCGACAGAGGCATATACACATCGGACACGGTTTTAACCGCCTCGACGGCGCCGAACGGCTCGTCCCGGGCAATCTCCGAACCGGGCGGTTGCAGTTCGACAAACACGACATCCCCGAGTTCGTCTTGCGCAAAGTCCGTAACGCCTACGGTCGCCGACGCGCCGTCATCCTCGATGCGTATCCACTCGTGGTCTTTCGTGTAGAGAAGGTCGGCAGGGTATTTCATGGAAACTGTGATGCTAATGCGGCAAAAAACGTCAGACTTCCGCTTCCGCAGGCGCCAGATCGAAGGTATCGAGAAACGCCGTGGTAAACTCGCCCGCCTGGAAAGAGGGATCTTCCATAAGCCGGCGATGGAACGGGATCGTGGTATGTACGCCTTCAATCACGAATTCGTCGAGCGCGCGCATCATTTTCCGGATCGCGAGCGGACGGGTCCTGGCATACACGATGAGTTTGGCGATCATGGAGTCGTAGTACGGGGGAATGGTATACCCGGCATACGCATGCGTATCCACGCGAACGCCCTGCCCGCCCGGGGTATGAAACGCGGTCACGACGCCCGGCGAAGGACGGAAATCATTGAACGGATCCTCGGCATTGATCCGGCACTCTATGGCATGGCCCGTCATCGGAACTTCCTTTTCCGGAATCCCTTCGCCCATCGCAATGCGAATCTGGAGTTCGATCAGGTCGGCGCCGGTGACCTCTTCCGTGGCCGGATGCTCCACCTGGATGCGCGTGTTCATCTCCATGAAATAAAAATCGCCGGAAGCATCGAGGAGAAACTCCACGGTCCCGGCGCCGGCATAGGCTACGGCCTCCGCCCCAAGCACCGCCGCGGCGCCCATGCGGGCCCTCAGCTCCGCATCGACTGCGGGGGAAGGAGATTCCTCGACCAGTTTCTGATGCCGCCGCTGGATGGAGCATTCCCGTTCGCCGAAATGCACCACATGCCCCTTGCCGTCTCCGAACACCTGGATTTCCACGTGGCGCGGGCCGTCCACATATTTTTCGATATACAATTCGCCGCTGCCGAAGGCAGCCTCGGATTCGGCGCTCGCTGCCGAAAACTGGCGCGTGAAGTCGCCGGCTTCGCGAACAATCCGCATGCCGCGCCCGCCGCCGCCGGCGGACGCCTTGACCATGACCGGATACCCGATGTCGTCGGCGATCTTCTTGCCGGCGCGCGCGTCGGGCACGGCCCCGTCGGAACCCGGCACCACCGGCACGCCCGCGTCCCGCATGGCCTCCTTGGCCGAACTCTTGTTCCCCATCAGGGCAATGGTCCCCGCTTTCGGCCCGATGAAAATCACCCCGTGATCTTCGCAGATCGCGCTGAAATCGGCATTCTCCGCAAGAAATCCGTAGCCGGGATGTACGGCGTCCGCCCCCGTCACTTCCACGGCGGCAATGATCCGGTCGGGGCGCAGGTAACTTTCCCGGGAAGGAGGCGGGCCGATACACACCGCTTCGTCCGCAAATCGAACATGCAGGGCGTCCCGGTCTGCCGTAGAATACACGGCCACCGTCCGAAGCCCCATTTCCTGGCAGGTTCGAATGATGCGGAGCGCGATTTCTCCGCGGTTGGCGATGAGCACCTTCTTGATCACGACGGAAACGGGATCGACCTGCCCGGCAGTTGTCAGGTTTCTATCAAAAAGAGGGGGTGATCGTACTCGACCGGCAACGCGTCATCGACCAGAATCTCCGCCACCTTGCCGTCCACCTCGCTCTCGATCTCGTTCATGAGTTTCATCGCCTCGATAATACACAGCGTATCCCCTGCGCGCACGATATCCCCCACCTCCACGAACGGTGCTTCGCCGGGCGCCGGAGCCCGGTAAAAGGTGCCCACGATGGGCGCCTTGACGACCGTGCCGTTCCGGCTGGCGGCCAGCTGGTTCTCAGCCACCGCTTCCTGCGATGGAGGCGGTTCGGGCGCCGGAGCAACCGGCGCGGGCTGCGCCGGGGGAGCAGAAGGCGCAGGAGCAGGCGCCGGAGGCGGCGCATAGGCGGCCGGAGGAGGCGCTGCATACGCAGAATAGACCGGCGGCGGCGCGGAAGGCGCCGGTGCGGCAGGGGGCTGCGTACGGACAACCACCTTGAAATCGTCTTCCGTAATCTCGACTTCGGCGACGCCGCTGTCCCGGACGATTTTAAGCAGCTTTCTGATCAGGGAAAGATCCATATGCACCTGGTAGCAAGGATCGGATTCAGTGGACAGTACTCGGAAAAATCGGGGTTCGGAAACAGTTGGTCAGGCCTTTTCCGCCGTGGCCGCGCGCGTTACGTATTCGCCGGTCTGCGTGTTGACGGTAATGACATCCCCCTCGTCGATGAAAAGAGGAACCAGCACGACGGCGCCGCTCTCCATGATGGCCGGTTTGGTGCCGCCGGTAGCCGTGTCGCCGCGCACGCCCGGATCCGTATCGACCACGGCAAGATCGACCTTTCCGGGCAACTCGACGTTGAGCGGTTCTTCGGCCTCGGCATGAAACAGAATATCCACGGTGGTGCCCTCTATAAGGAAATCCCGTCCCTCCACACGATCCGCCGGCAACGAAAACTGTTCGTAGGTCTGCGCATTCATCATATGAAGACCCAAGTCGTCCTGATACAGAAACTGGTGCGGGCGGCGCTCGATGCGGGCGGTTTGCACTTTCTCGCCGGCGCGAAACGTGTGATCCACGATTTTGCCGGAGCGAACCTGTCTCAGTTTGGAGCGCACGAAGGCGCCTCCCTTGCCGGGCTTTACGTGCTGGAACTCCAGAATCGTCCACAGGTCGCCGTTCCGGACGAGGGTAAGGCCGTTGCGAAAATCGCTTGTATCAGGCATGGCGAAGGGAGTGAGAACCGGTGCATTGCACGGCAAAAGCCGTTAAAACAGGACTTCCGCGGCCCTGTGCGGAATGCGTATGGCGAAGGGCTAATATACCTCCGGAGGGGCCTGTCAGTCAATCCGGACAGGACCGGACACATCCGCAGGCTGGGCAGGACCATATTTCTCGACCAGATGCCTCACAGAGGCTTGCAGCAATTTCCGTAACGCATCCATGTCGATATCGTCGAGTTTGTTTACGTACAGGCACGATTTGCCCGTCTTGTGCTTGCCCAACGCGCCCATAATCTCGTCCTGCCCGTCAAATCCGGTCATGACGTAGATGGAAAAGGCCCGCTTGCGCGGCGAGAATCCGGTCAGCATCCAGTCGATCTCCCGCCCGCTGGCATATTTGAACAGGTAACTCCCGAAACCAACGATATTTTCTCCCCACATGGCGGGTTCGTACCCGGTAATGTCCCGCATCAGGGCAACAAGCGTATGGCTCTCGCGCCGCTTCCGCTCATCGTCGAGGGATGCGATAAAACCATCCACGCTCCGGTCGTTCTTTCTGGTTTTCAGTTCGGCCATCGTTCGTACATGCGGGATTGCGTTTACCGGAATTGTTTCCTGTTGTCGAGCGTGCGCATGAGGTCGCTCACGCCGACCGGACCGTGGCGGTACAGGAACGGTTCCCCGTATTCAACCCCGATCCGGTGACCGAAGGTTCTCGCCCGGGCCTGTATCCAGTCCAGAAATCCCTTGTTCGATACGAAGGTCTCCGGTTCGCCGGACCCCGCCTCGTAGCCGGGGTTGTAAAATTGCGAACGGAACGCTCCCAGCGCTTCGAGCCGCTGTTCCCAAACGTCCGTCACATCCACCACGAACGTGGGTTCGAACTCGACGATATGCATGTAGTGCAGCACATGCTGCGGGCGCCAGGGAAGCTGCGGCGCCCCCTCGTCGTCCTCGGTCGGGATGCCCTGCAGCCCCGAATAAAAGCAGGCGTCGGCGCACAGGCGGGCTCCGGCGCCATGGTCGGGATGCCGGCACTCCGGCCCGCCGATCAGCACGATATGCGGGCGCCAGGTCCGCAGCGCACGGATGACGGGAAGACGGTTCCCGGGCGTGTTGGCGATGTTCCCGTCAGGAAGGCCAAGGTTCTCGCGGACCGTCAATTGCATGATTTCCGAAGCCCGGGCCGCTTCTTCGGCGCGCAGTTCCGGCGTCCCCCGGGTGCCCAGCTCGCCCCGCGTCAGGTCCGCCACGCCGACGCGGTATCCCTGCTTCGTGAGCGTGCAGATCGTCCCGCCCGCGCACAATTCCACATCGTCGGGATGCGCGCCAAAGGCAAGCACGTCCAGTGGAGGCGTTATGGAAGCAGCACCGGAAGCCATGTTACACCACGAAGTTTACGATGCGGCCGGGAACGTATACCTCTCGCTTTACGGCGCCTTGCCCGATATGCTTCGCCACATTGTCCTCCATGCGGGCCGTCTCCAGCACCGCATCCTTTGCGGCGTCCTGCGCCACGGTAATCGTCGCCCGTATCTTCCCGTTTACCTGCACCGCTATCTCTACGGAATCCTCATGCAGGTATTCCTGCACGAGTTCCGGCCAGGATTCATAGGCCAGCGTGTGTTCTCCTCCCAGCCTGCGCCAGAGTTCCTCGCCGAGATGCGGGGCGAAAGGACTCAGCAGAAGCACGAACGCGCGGGCCACGTCCTCAGGCACCGCGTCCCACTTGTACGCGACATTGACAAACTCCATCATGGCGGCAATGGCCGTGTTGAAGTGCAGCCGCTCGATGTCGGCGGTGACCTTTGCAATGGTCCGGTGCAACACGCGCAACTGCTCCTTCGACGCGGCGACCCCGTTCACACGGCCCTGCAGGGCGCCCGTCTCATCGTCGATCAGGAGACGCCACACCCGGTTCAAAAAGCGATGTACGCCCTCGACGCCGCGCATGCTCCAGGGCTTCACCTGTTCCAGCGGCCCCATGAACATCTCGTACAGGCGGAGCGAATCCGCCCCGTACTGCTGCACCACGTCTTCCGGATTGATCACATTGCCCCGACTCTTGCTCATCTTGTGGGCATGGGCCTCGGCCGGAACCGAAGGATCGCTCCTGAGCACAAACCCCTCCCCTTCTTTCCGCACCTCCGATTCGTCCACGCGCTGCCCGGCGACCGTATACTCCATTTCGCCGAGGATCATTCCCTGATGTATGAGCCTCCTGAACGGTTCGGGCGTGCTGACCACCCCGGCGTCGTAGAGCACCTTGTGCCAGAACCGCGCATACAGCAGGTGCAGCACGGCATGTTCCGCCCCGCCGATGTAAAGATCGACCGGCATCCAGTACCGCTCTTTTTCCGGATCGATCAGCATGCGGTCGTTGTGCGGATCGATGAAGCGCAGAAAATACCAGCACGACCCGGCCCACTGCGGCATGGTATTCGTCTCCCTGCGGGCCGGCGCGCCCGTTTCGGGGTCGACCGTATCGACCCATTCGGTGGCCGTCGCCAACGGGCCTTCCACATGCCCGGAAGGCCGGAAATCCGCAATGTCGGGCAGGGTCACAGGCAGCGCATCCTCCGGGAGCGGTTTCGGGACGCCGTCCACGAAAATCAGCGGAAACGGCTCGCCCCAGTAGCGCTGGCGGCTGAACAGCCAGTCGCGCAGTTTGTAATTGACCTTCCCGCACCCGCAGTCGTTCGCCTCCAGCCAGTCGATCATTTTCCTTATGGCGGCGTCCACATGCAATCCGTCGATGGACACGCCCCGCTCGGCAACGCCCGGGATCGCCCTGTGCTCGCTGGAGGAATTGACAAGTACGCCGTCCCCTGTCCAGGCCTCCTTTGCGATGTCGCCGCCTGAAACGACCTCCCGGATCGGCAGGTCGAAAGTTTTCGCGAAATCATAGTCGCGTTCGTCGTGGGCGGGCACGGCCATGATGGCGCCCGTGCCGTAGGAAATCAGGACGTAGTCCGCGATCCAGATGGGAACGCGCTCCCCGTCCACCGGATTGAGGGCGAATCCACCGGTAAACACGCCTGTCTTGTCGTGCTGCAGTTCGGCGCGCTCCAGATCGCTCTTGCCGGATGCCTCCCTGACATAGGCCGTAACCTCGTCGAGACGGTCGGGCGTCGTGACCTTCGCCACAAGGGGATGCTCCGGCGCCAGCACCATATAGGTGGCCCCGAACAGCGTATCCGGGCGGGTCGTGAATACGCGGATCTTCTCGTCCGGAAAATCGCACACGGGAAAATCCACTTCGGCGCCCTCGGACTTGCCGATCCAGTTGCGCTGCATTTCCTTGGTGCTCTCGGGCCAGTCGAGTTCGTCGAGCCCCTCGAGCAACTGCTCCGCATACTCCGTGATGCGCAGCATCCACTGGCGCAGGGGCCGGCGCACGCAGTCGTAGCCGCCCACTTCGGACTTCCCGTCCACCACCTCTTCGTTGGCCAGTGTCGTG
Coding sequences within:
- the bamD gene encoding outer membrane protein assembly factor BamD gives rise to the protein MSWSLRPFLPVVLLLTAIALSACAGAGRIRYDSPEDAYTKGLRLFEEGRYDRSVPFFQGVFDYGRTSEVAADAQLHLARAHFESRDYILAASEYSRFVNTYRTHENVEAAAFERAVSYYHLSPQYALDQTNTRQAITYLQLFLDQFPDSDLKEEAEDHLKVLREKLAQKGYESAGLYERRGIYEAAALSYERVFDTYPDTRWADDALLGAMRSYMAFADLSIESRQPERLQLAIDNYTRLIELFRDSPVAKEAETLYEEASGRLAELAITN
- a CDS encoding ABC transporter substrate-binding protein, which encodes MRRFAMQGLMRTLLFMAVWYACLAAAPGLAFAQDAPPVADVPEIEDAERMFEDALEAFEQGEYALAGRLFGVVRSAYDLHRKTTAALLMEAKALYREGRFEEVMEHADLLESEFPSSGYVDAARRLREMAEEGLERDIPLPRDLGILLPLDGNDAPLSQALFTGVRIAVDEHNAQHPDRPVRMIFRNTGVDSVRATGAVEEIALLGVQAIIGPLYSSEAVASAGAAERAGVVLVAPLATDERVSGGKRYVFQANPTIVMRGRLMARFAARSLRLDDFGVIAERDRDGISERMAQGFLEEAVLEGRTVRYDTLLASQTAWSRLSETLPRDTILSASAVYMPIVSGESVARIDAAMGSFESMGLGERIRVLGNGDWRLAPNTMRASRYATTYADDFYVDGDDPALQAFAARYRELSDAEPEGRLAITGYDVARFLLPLLVDDSEEALADRVRAAPLREGLGTRIDFEGGNVNAAMFWFRYQDGMVRRLR
- the guaA gene encoding glutamine-hydrolyzing GMP synthase: MHERIIILDFGSQYTQLIARRVREAGVYSEIHPCTKPAEEIRAMNPQGIILSGGPCSVFDEGAPQLDAAFLEMTRSDGSPMPVLGICYGLQAMARLEGGEVAPAERREFGRAHLHIDDASGLFQGVSDGSIVWMSHGDHLTRLPSNYRVIAHTGNAPIAAVASDRLPHYGVQFHPEVVHTAAGRLLIENFAMGICGCRGDWTRASFVDEKKREIRETVGDAHVILGLSGGVDSSVAAVLLHEAIGDRLTCIYVNNGVLRKGEWEEVQAVFRDHFHLRLKAVDATDLFLDRLAGVSDPEEKRKIIGNAFVEVFDRAAHEIAEEAGDHPAFLAQGTLYPDVIESVSFKGPSATIKTHHNVGGLPEKHNFEVIEPFRELFKDEVREIGRLLGLPELIVGRHPFPGPGLAVRIVGPVTRESLAILREADAIFIEELRLSGLYDTVWQAFAVLLPVQTVGVMGDERTYENVCALRAVTSVDGMTADWARLPGDFLAHVSNRIVNEIRGVNRAVYDISSKPPATIEWE
- the gcvH gene encoding glycine cleavage system protein GcvH; amino-acid sequence: MKYPADLLYTKDHEWIRIEDDGASATVGVTDFAQDELGDVVFVELQPPGSEIARDEPFGAVEAVKTVSDVYMPLSGRILEINEELEAHPDYVNTDPYGKGWMIRIALADGAETGELLSSDDYERMTG
- the accC gene encoding acetyl-CoA carboxylase biotin carboxylase subunit, translating into MIKKVLIANRGEIALRIIRTCQEMGLRTVAVYSTADRDALHVRFADEAVCIGPPPSRESYLRPDRIIAAVEVTGADAVHPGYGFLAENADFSAICEDHGVIFIGPKAGTIALMGNKSSAKEAMRDAGVPVVPGSDGAVPDARAGKKIADDIGYPVMVKASAGGGGRGMRIVREAGDFTRQFSAASAESEAAFGSGELYIEKYVDGPRHVEIQVFGDGKGHVVHFGERECSIQRRHQKLVEESPSPAVDAELRARMGAAAVLGAEAVAYAGAGTVEFLLDASGDFYFMEMNTRIQVEHPATEEVTGADLIELQIRIAMGEGIPEKEVPMTGHAIECRINAEDPFNDFRPSPGVVTAFHTPGGQGVRVDTHAYAGYTIPPYYDSMIAKLIVYARTRPLAIRKMMRALDEFVIEGVHTTIPFHRRLMEDPSFQAGEFTTAFLDTFDLAPAEAEV
- the accB gene encoding acetyl-CoA carboxylase biotin carboxyl carrier protein; amino-acid sequence: MDLSLIRKLLKIVRDSGVAEVEITEDDFKVVVRTQPPAAPAPSAPPPVYSAYAAPPPAAYAPPPAPAPAPSAPPAQPAPVAPAPEPPPSQEAVAENQLAASRNGTVVKAPIVGTFYRAPAPGEAPFVEVGDIVRAGDTLCIIEAMKLMNEIESEVDGKVAEILVDDALPVEYDHPLFLIET
- the efp gene encoding elongation factor P, whose translation is MPDTSDFRNGLTLVRNGDLWTILEFQHVKPGKGGAFVRSKLRQVRSGKIVDHTFRAGEKVQTARIERRPHQFLYQDDLGLHMMNAQTYEQFSLPADRVEGRDFLIEGTTVDILFHAEAEEPLNVELPGKVDLAVVDTDPGVRGDTATGGTKPAIMESGAVVLVPLFIDEGDVITVNTQTGEYVTRAATAEKA
- a CDS encoding DUF1801 domain-containing protein, with amino-acid sequence MAELKTRKNDRSVDGFIASLDDERKRRESHTLVALMRDITGYEPAMWGENIVGFGSYLFKYASGREIDWMLTGFSPRKRAFSIYVMTGFDGQDEIMGALGKHKTGKSCLYVNKLDDIDMDALRKLLQASVRHLVEKYGPAQPADVSGPVRID
- the bshB1 gene encoding bacillithiol biosynthesis deacetylase BshB1 — protein: MASGAASITPPLDVLAFGAHPDDVELCAGGTICTLTKQGYRVGVADLTRGELGTRGTPELRAEEAARASEIMQLTVRENLGLPDGNIANTPGNRLPVIRALRTWRPHIVLIGGPECRHPDHGAGARLCADACFYSGLQGIPTEDDEGAPQLPWRPQHVLHYMHIVEFEPTFVVDVTDVWEQRLEALGAFRSQFYNPGYEAGSGEPETFVSNKGFLDWIQARARTFGHRIGVEYGEPFLYRHGPVGVSDLMRTLDNRKQFR
- a CDS encoding leucine--tRNA ligase → MAGYPFAEIERKWRQYWDEEQTFRTPDEPDPDKEKFYILDMFPYPSGTGLHVGHPEGYTATDILARYKRMKGFNVLHPIGWDAFGLPAEQYAVKTNTHPRITTEANIVRFREQLKMLGFSYDWGREVDTTSPDYFRWTQWIFLKLYEKGLAFQSEVPVWWCPELGTTLANEEVVDGKSEVGGYDCVRRPLRQWMLRITEYAEQLLEGLDELDWPESTKEMQRNWIGKSEGAEVDFPVCDFPDEKIRVFTTRPDTLFGATYMVLAPEHPLVAKVTTPDRLDEVTAYVREASGKSDLERAELQHDKTGVFTGGFALNPVDGERVPIWIADYVLISYGTGAIMAVPAHDERDYDFAKTFDLPIREVVSGGDIAKEAWTGDGVLVNSSSEHRAIPGVAERGVSIDGLHVDAAIRKMIDWLEANDCGCGKVNYKLRDWLFSRQRYWGEPFPLIFVDGVPKPLPEDALPVTLPDIADFRPSGHVEGPLATATEWVDTVDPETGAPARRETNTMPQWAGSCWYFLRFIDPHNDRMLIDPEKERYWMPVDLYIGGAEHAVLHLLYARFWHKVLYDAGVVSTPEPFRRLIHQGMILGEMEYTVAGQRVDESEVRKEGEGFVLRSDPSVPAEAHAHKMSKSRGNVINPEDVVQQYGADSLRLYEMFMGPLEQVKPWSMRGVEGVHRFLNRVWRLLIDDETGALQGRVNGVAASKEQLRVLHRTIAKVTADIERLHFNTAIAAMMEFVNVAYKWDAVPEDVARAFVLLLSPFAPHLGEELWRRLGGEHTLAYESWPELVQEYLHEDSVEIAVQVNGKIRATITVAQDAAKDAVLETARMEDNVAKHIGQGAVKREVYVPGRIVNFVV